CTCACCGGTAATTTCCTTCACCTCAGTGTTCAACAATATGGAAACCTTCGGATGCTTGACTATTTTTTCTTGCGTCACCGCGTCACCGCGCAACGCAATCCCTCGCTCCAATATATAAATTTTTGAGGCATACGCTAAAAGATCCTGCGCCGCTTCAAGCCCGGCGTTTCCTCCTCCGATAACGGCAACAACCTTGTCTTTAAATATGGGCGCGTCGCACGTAGAACAAAACACCACGCCCTTGCCGTCCAAACGGTCCTCGCCCGGAATGCCCAGCCGCCTCCTACGACTGCCGGTCGTGACAAGCAACGCCTTCGTTTCATATGTTTTTCCGCTCTCGGTCTTAACCGAAAAGTTCGCGCCCGTCTTTTCCACTGCCACGACTTTATCGTCATCAACAATTTCAATGTCTTCCTGCGCGCGCAAGTGTCCTTCAAGCATTTGCGCCAAATCATAACCGGACACCTCGACAGTCCCGATCCAATTCTGAATCCCCGCGGACGGCAAAGACTGCCCACCAAAGGAGTCGGTGATAAACAACGTTTTTATTTTTTTCCGCGCGGCGTATACTCCCGCCGAAACTCCGGCAGGCCCGCCGCCGGCGATGATTAGATCGTACATAAAAGTTGTGAGCGTTTAGGGTATAGCGTTTGGCGTTTAGTTAGAAAAGTTTGGCGTCCCTCATCTCATCCGCCTAAACGCTTTACGCTAACCGCTATACCCTCCTATTTAATTCCCAACGCCTTAGCGAGCTCCGAACGATTAAACCCTACGAATATCTCCCCCTCAACGTCAATCACCGGCACACCCAGCTGATGCGACTTTTCCACCATCTCCTTCCGCGCGTCCATATCCGCGGAGACATCAACCTCGTCATATTTGACCCCACTCTTCTGAAAGAAGTCCTTCGCCATCTTGCAGTACGTACACGTCGGCGTGCTGTAAATTTTTACGGATTTTGCCATAAGTGTTTATTGAATAATAAATGTTTTGCGACCGTTTTTCCATTATATACCCATGAAAACTTAACTGCAATAAAAAAGGTTTTGTTTATATCGCGAATAAGATAGAATCAAGAAAGGCGAGAGCCCGCAATTCGCATTATTACCGAGCCAAATTCGCATTATTCGCGATTACTCCATGTACAGCACCAGATATATCAAACAGGCCTTATTGCTTACAGGGGATATCATCATCCTTTATTTTTCGTTAGCCGTAACACTCCTCCTCCGTTATGGCGCCTATACGCCGCGCGAACTGCGCA
This region of bacterium genomic DNA includes:
- a CDS encoding glutaredoxin family protein; this encodes MAKSVKIYSTPTCTYCKMAKDFFQKSGVKYDEVDVSADMDARKEMVEKSHQLGVPVIDVEGEIFVGFNRSELAKALGIK
- a CDS encoding FAD-dependent oxidoreductase, whose translation is MYDLIIAGGGPAGVSAGVYAARKKIKTLFITDSFGGQSLPSAGIQNWIGTVEVSGYDLAQMLEGHLRAQEDIEIVDDDKVVAVEKTGANFSVKTESGKTYETKALLVTTGSRRRRLGIPGEDRLDGKGVVFCSTCDAPIFKDKVVAVIGGGNAGLEAAQDLLAYASKIYILERGIALRGDAVTQEKIVKHPKVSILLNTEVKEITGEAFVSGLRYNDLGSGEMKDLAVEGVFVEIGSIPNGDFLKGVVAMNKINEVVVEPQTQRTSVSGIWAAGDVSDVLYKQNNIAAGDAIKAVLDIYEYLNKGGAHS